The DNA sequence TTTACCAAATCAAGGAGTGAAAGATACCCTGGTTTTACCAGATTCATAAATCCTAATGAAAAGCTGGTCTCAAGTCCTATTATTCCACTTGGTGCATTTACAAAATCCTTATTTTTTTCTTCAACACTGTGTGGTGCATGATCTGTAGCAATAATATCAATAGAACCATCTTTCAGTCCTTCTATAATTGCCATTCTATCCTCTTCTTCTCTAAGCGGAGGATTCATCTTTGCCAATGTACCATATTTTATAACATCTTTATCAATGAGTGAAAAATGATGTGGTGTTGCCTCTGCAAATACACGGGCTCCGGCTTTTTTTGCCTTTCGTACAAGCTCAACGCTTTCCTTTGCACTTATATGCTGGATACTTATGGTTGCACCTGTCTCTCTCGCAAGTTTACAATCCCTCTCAACCATTGATATCTCCGCCTGTCTATCTGAACCAAAAATATGCATCTTATCTGATGAATAACCATGATTTATTCCATTTTCTTTAATAAATTGTGGATCTTCTTCATGGAATGAAAGCGGCATTTTTATATTCCTTGCATATTTCATAGCTTCCCTTGCTAAGTTTCCGTCTAGGAGTGGTCTGCCATCATCTGTAAAACCTATAGCACCGGCTTCTCTAAGCTCATTTAATTCAGCAAGTTCCTCTCCTTTCATACCTTTAGTAATGCAGGCACATGTCAAAACATTGATAGGAGTATTCCTTCCTTTTTTTAACACTTCAAATATTAATTCGGGAGTATCAATAGGTGGTTTTGTATTTGCCATAGCAACTATTGTGGTAAAACCTCCCTTTGCCGCAGCCATTGCACCACTTGCTATATCTTCTTTATACTCAAATCCAGGCTCTCTAAGATGTACATGTACATCTACAAATCCAGGAGCCGCACAAAGACCGGTGCAATCATATACTTTCAACCTTTCTCCATTTGCTCTTGCCATCAATGTAGCATCTAAATATAACTCTCTACCTGTTTTTATAATCTTTCCCTCTGATATCAGTATATCCCTTATATCATCAGTCCTTGTACAAGGATCTAACAATCTAACATTTTTTAACATTATCATATAAATATATTCCTTTCTAAATACTTATATCGGGCTATATTATATCATATAAACGATTTTGTTGGAAATTTTATATATAAAAAGGTATTAAAAAAGGGGCTGTGAAATAAGTCCCTAAAAGAAATAGGACCATCCGCTCATGCGAAAGGTCCTATTTTTGTGGTAAAATTAACTTGCAATGAAAAATTTACCCAACACTTATTGTAATTCAAAACAAGGATATTTACCACTGTTTTTTTCAGATTGTTTGGATCTGCTGGATCCTGTTTTAACATTTGACAGATTGATAGGAGGAATCGATTTAAACAAGTATCTGACGGATATTCCGGAGTACATAACCGGACGACGCAGATATAATCCGGTCAACATGTTAAAAACAGTACTTTTCGGATTTATGACTAGCGGTTACTGCTCTCTGAGAAAACTGGAAGACAACTGCAAAGTTAATATCAGGTTCATGTATCTCATGGATAACCGGACTCCATCATACAGAACCTTTGGATATTTCATCAATAAAATACTTAAAGATAAGATTGAAAACATTTTTAACGATATCAATCATGCTATCTTTAACGAGGAGCATGTAGATCTGCAACATCTCTACATCGACGGCTCCAAGTTTGAAGCAAACGCAAACAAGTATACCTGGGTATGGAAGAAGGCTACGGAAAAGTTCCGTTACAAGCTTTACGAAAAAATCACTGCGGAAATTGATGAAATTAATGCAGAAATCGCATGGAGTGGGGTGCAGATCACAACAAACACAGAGTATGTACCGGATTATCTGAATGAAATTGTTGAGCAGCTAGTACTTTTATGGGAGCTGGATACAAGTACATTTGTTTACGGAAGCGGAAAGCGAAAATCCAAAGAACAGCGTCATTATGAACACTTGACTACGTTCTGTCATAAACTTCAAGAATACATACAAAAAATTGAAATCAGTGGTACTGACCGAAACAGTTACTCTAAAACAGATACATCAGCTACCTTTATGCGTATCAAAACAGATTACATGGGCAATGATCAGCTTCTGCCGGCATATAATGTACAGATTGGTGTAGCAGATGAATATATTGCAGTTGTTGACGTGAACCATTATCGTTCGGATATGGATTGTTTCGTTCCTTTGATGGAGCACTTCAAACAAACTTATGGATTCTATCCCAAATATCCTGTGGCAGATGCCGGATATGGCTCATACAACAATTATATTTTCTGTGAACAGAACGGAATTGAAAAGTATATGAAATTTCCAATGTTTAAAAAGGAAACTAAGGATCGGAAATATCATGAAGATCCATTTCGTGCA is a window from the Lachnoanaerobaculum umeaense genome containing:
- a CDS encoding IS1182 family transposase, with the translated sequence MKNLPNTYCNSKQGYLPLFFSDCLDLLDPVLTFDRLIGGIDLNKYLTDIPEYITGRRRYNPVNMLKTVLFGFMTSGYCSLRKLEDNCKVNIRFMYLMDNRTPSYRTFGYFINKILKDKIENIFNDINHAIFNEEHVDLQHLYIDGSKFEANANKYTWVWKKATEKFRYKLYEKITAEIDEINAEIAWSGVQITTNTEYVPDYLNEIVEQLVLLWELDTSTFVYGSGKRKSKEQRHYEHLTTFCHKLQEYIQKIEISGTDRNSYSKTDTSATFMRIKTDYMGNDQLLPAYNVQIGVADEYIAVVDVNHYRSDMDCFVPLMEHFKQTYGFYPKYPVADAGYGSYNNYIFCEQNGIEKYMKFPMFKKETKDRKYHEDPFRAVNFRIDEQGVMRCPNDKAFHFLCRKDVRGNQYGRKEELYECEDCSGCPYAKKCKKTDKNRTVRINQELTSMHREVIENLESIHGALLRMNRSIQAEGTFGIMKSDRWYKRIVRRGIHSVKLEVLLVAIGHNLYKYQKKKTRNRTSA
- a CDS encoding dihydroorotase — translated: MIMLKNVRLLDPCTRTDDIRDILISEGKIIKTGRELYLDATLMARANGERLKVYDCTGLCAAPGFVDVHVHLREPGFEYKEDIASGAMAAAKGGFTTIVAMANTKPPIDTPELIFEVLKKGRNTPINVLTCACITKGMKGEELAELNELREAGAIGFTDDGRPLLDGNLAREAMKYARNIKMPLSFHEEDPQFIKENGINHGYSSDKMHIFGSDRQAEISMVERDCKLARETGATISIQHISAKESVELVRKAKKAGARVFAEATPHHFSLIDKDVIKYGTLAKMNPPLREEEDRMAIIEGLKDGSIDIIATDHAPHSVEEKNKDFVNAPSGIIGLETSFSLGFMNLVKPGYLSLLDLVNKMSYQPARLYNMDRGVLREDEIADIVVFDINKEWKYDKSESKSCNSPWLGETLQGKIVYTICKGNVVYENVE